One Desulfatiglans anilini DSM 4660 DNA segment encodes these proteins:
- a CDS encoding DHH family phosphoesterase: MLNELACILREGRRFVITTHKHPDGDGLGAMLALGRSLRIAGKETVLLSEEPLTPPFDRMKGAETVLQNYTPNGEPVTLIFLDCADFDRPGKVVESVKGGAQVVNIDHHATNTFFGRYNWVEPEWSSTGELIYRLLQHAGFPIDHEVAENLFIAIQSDTGSFRYENASAAAFSTAAALVGTYGVRPSRCARLILDEYPCARLYLLRSALGTLETHLKGKIAMLTVSLDMYREARASTSDSDTFVDYPRFLSGVEIGVLVRQTADDAYKFSLRSNDFADVAALAKRFGGGGHKRAAGFDAQGRLADLKLLFLDAAAEMLEAHAA, encoded by the coding sequence ATGCTGAATGAACTGGCCTGTATCCTGCGCGAGGGGAGGCGCTTCGTCATCACCACCCACAAACATCCTGACGGGGATGGGTTGGGGGCCATGTTGGCGCTCGGACGATCGCTTCGCATCGCCGGGAAGGAAACCGTTCTTCTGAGCGAAGAACCGCTCACCCCGCCTTTCGATCGTATGAAGGGTGCTGAGACTGTTCTGCAGAACTACACGCCGAATGGGGAACCCGTGACCCTGATCTTCCTCGACTGCGCCGACTTCGACCGGCCCGGAAAGGTTGTCGAGAGCGTGAAGGGCGGCGCGCAGGTGGTCAACATCGACCACCACGCCACCAACACCTTTTTCGGCCGCTACAACTGGGTGGAGCCCGAATGGTCTTCCACCGGGGAGTTGATCTACAGGCTTCTGCAGCACGCCGGATTCCCGATAGACCATGAGGTCGCCGAGAACCTCTTCATTGCCATCCAGAGCGATACAGGCTCCTTCCGTTACGAAAACGCCTCCGCGGCCGCCTTCAGCACTGCAGCGGCGCTCGTGGGGACCTACGGCGTGAGGCCGTCCAGGTGTGCGCGGCTCATCCTGGACGAGTATCCATGCGCGCGGCTGTACCTGCTGAGATCGGCTCTCGGCACACTCGAGACGCATCTGAAGGGGAAGATCGCGATGCTCACGGTATCCCTCGACATGTACCGTGAGGCCCGCGCCTCGACCTCCGACAGCGACACATTCGTGGATTACCCACGATTCCTCTCCGGGGTCGAGATCGGCGTTCTGGTGAGGCAGACGGCTGATGACGCTTACAAATTCAGCCTCAGATCCAACGATTTCGCTGATGTGGCTGCGCTTGCCAAGCGGTTCGGAGGCGGCGGGCACAAGCGGGCGGCCGGCTTCGATGCACAGGGGCGGCTGGCGGACCTCAAGCTTCTTTTTCTGGATGCCGCGGCCGAGATGCTGGAGGCCCATGCAGCTTGA
- the rbfA gene encoding 30S ribosome-binding factor RbfA, with protein sequence MLAGTRSRKVGDEILKEMAMILLESVKDPRTRDVTLTGIKLSSDLQRARVYYSILGGSEEVRKAQAGLDSAKGFIKRRISLKMSLRYVPEIIFEHDPSLERGSAMERLLESIRKDAPVNDAE encoded by the coding sequence ATGCTTGCAGGAACGAGATCCAGAAAAGTCGGGGACGAGATTTTGAAGGAGATGGCGATGATCCTTCTCGAAAGCGTTAAAGACCCCCGCACACGCGATGTGACGTTGACCGGCATCAAATTGAGCAGTGATCTGCAAAGAGCGCGCGTCTATTACAGTATCCTCGGCGGGTCCGAGGAGGTTCGGAAGGCGCAGGCAGGGCTCGACAGCGCCAAAGGATTCATCAAACGGCGGATCAGCCTCAAAATGTCTCTGCGATATGTGCCCGAAATCATCTTCGAACATGACCCTTCACTCGAAAGAGGGAGTGCAATGGAACGCCTCCTTGAATCCATTCGGAAGGACGCCCCCGTAAACGATGCTGAATGA